CGCGGAGCATTTTCACGTACTCTGGCTCATCCCTGTGAACCAGGTCTTTTACGACGTCGAGTACAGCCTGGATCATTTTTCCTTGAGGCGTTATTGCGTAGATGTAGTGGTCTCTGAACCGTCTCTTCTCCACGAGGCCGCGGGGGACGAGGAATCGTTCGACGTACTCTTCGAAGCTGCGTGAGTTTATCTCGGCGAGCCTCATTATGGCTGTCTTGGTGCTTGGACCGTGCTCGTCTAGGACGCGTAGGATTGACGCTACTATGCCTACGCGGTCGCGCCGGCTTGCTACGCTACCTTTGCGTACGTATTTCATGGTGCTGTCTTCCCTCGCATCCTGGTCTATTTGCCCGGCTACAGCTCCCTGGGCGCCTTGGCCCGCATCGGGTGGATGTGGCAGCGAATACGATGAGTGCGGGAACACGATGATAGCGGATTGAGCTCATTTGGAATTCGGAAACGCCCGTTTACACCATGTCCTAGGTGGCTGGGGCGTTAGTGTCCTGGGAAAGATGTGGGTTCTGTAACATGCAATGTGGAATAACTTTTAATAACAAAATCCTACTAGCAGAAGCTTGTTGCAATATGTTGAACAGCTGTACGGTTAGACTACCTTTTCTACCGCGTGCATCCGTTAGGGGTATTTTAAACACTGCACGATGACGACGGCAGGGGAGATGTTTATTGACGCTGTGGAGGCGTGTAGCCGGGTACTGGGGCATCCATGCCAGCAGGCATTGAGAGGCTTGCATCGGAGTACATTCAGGCGCGGATGTCCGCTACCCGCACCCCCGGGGTTAGTGTCTCGCTACAGCGGGATGGCGAGCCGCTTCTCCAGAGGGGCTATGGGTATCGCTGCCTTGAGAAGGGGCTGCCTGCCACGGCTGAAACGGTCTACGGCATAGCGTCCATATCCAAGACTATAACCGCTGTCGCGGTTATGCAGCTCGTCGAGAAAGGACTGCTGAGCCTCGACGACCCAGCGGAGAAGTACCTACCCATAGAGCTGCGCGTCCGGAGCGAGCCGGTCCGCATCTGGCACCTGCTGAGCCACACGAGCGGTATACCGGCGCTCGGCTACGCGGAGGCCCTAGTCACGGGCTACATGGGGCTCGGGGACGCCTGGCTCGCCTTCTCCGACCCCCGCGACGTGCTGGCATGGCTCGAAAGGGGTGCCCGTCACTGGGCCCTGGCCAGGCCTGGTGAGAGGTTCTTCTACCTCAACGAGGGCTACGTAGCGCTCGGCGTCATAGTGGAGCGGCTCTCTGGCCTACGCTTCGCCGAGTACGTGCGTAGGCACATAGCCGGGCCGCTCGGCATGAGGTCTACCACGTTCGACCACCAGGAGGCCTTCGCGTCGCCGCTGCTAGCCACGCCCTACGACGCTTCGCAGCGCCCGCCTAGGCCGGCTAGGGTGCCCACGGGGATAGCTGCTGACGGCGGTGGCTGGAGCACCGTGGTGGACCTAGCGAGGCTCATGGCGGCGCTGGCTGGTAGCGGCAGGCTCGACGGCGTAGAGATACTCTCACGGAGCAGCGTGGAGGAGATGGAGCGGCCGCGTGCCGAGCTGCCAGCGCAGCTCTTCGGCGGCGACAGCTACGGGCTGGGCGTGCTCGTGTACCCTGGGTTCCCTGGCGGCAGGCTCGTTGGGCATAGTGGCTCCCTCATGGTCTACACCGGGTTTGCCGGCTACGTGAGGGAGAAAGGCGTCTCGGTGGCTGTCCTGGCTAACGCCGACCCCGGGGCGCCGCAGATAGCCATGAGCTTGGCCGCAGCCGCGGCTGGCGCCGACCCGTGGAGCCTACCGTTCAACGTGGCCGACCGCGTCCTGGGGCTCCTGGAGGGCGTCTACACCGGGTTCATGGGGACTGTCCGGGTGCGCGTGGAGAGGGTGGGTGATGCACTGCTACTGGAGAGCGTGGAGCCGCCGGGGCGGCGTGAGGTGCTCTTCCCGGAGCGGCTGGACCCTGTTGAGCCAGTGTTCCTTTCGGCCCGGGCGGGGAAGAGGCTACGCGTAGTGTTCCGTGTAGACGCTGAGAAGGGTGTCGTCGAGCTGCTCTACGACAGGTACCGGCTGGTCAAGGCCGTGGAGCCTGGGGGTGTCATAGCGGGTTGACGGGCCTAGCGGTCAATAGGAGGCGGCTGTGCCCGGTATGCGGCGAGCCCGGCCAGCTAGAGCTTAGGCTTGGCAGGCTCACTGTTTACGTGTGTAGCCGTGAGCACTTGGAGCTTGTCTCGAGGAATCCTGGGCGCTACGTGGGGGCGCTTCCGGGGCCTATAGGGTTCCTGGAGCAGCATGTCTGCCCTGATACGGAGTACGACGAGGACGAGGATATAACGGTGTACCGTGTCGGGTGTTAAAGTCCCGGGGGGTCCTGGCAGGCCTGGATGCATACCGGGGCGCCGCCCGGGGGCCTACCTGGCTCAGAGGCACTAGATGGGCGGTGACGCTCGATGCTGAGGGTAGAAGACCTGGCTGTCGAGATCGGTGGAAGGAGGATACTCCAGGGTGTTAGCCTGGAGGCTGGCCCCGGAGAGCTGCACGTGGTGATGGGGCCGAACGGGGCTGGCAAGTCTACGCTGCTAAACACGATTATGGGTCTACGCCGCTACCGGGTGGTGAGCGGCCGTGTACTCCTCCAGGGCGAGGACATAACGGGTAGGCCCGTCTACGAGAGGGCCCGTATGGGCGTGGCTCTCGCCCACCAGTTTCCCCCGGCCCTCAAGGGGCTGACGCTACGCGAGCTCGTGTCGGCTATGGAGAGGGTCTATGGCAGCGCTCGTGACGTCGAGTGGGCCGCCGAGATACTAGACGTGGAGAAGTTCATGGACCGGCCGCTCTTCGCGGGTATGAGCGGTGGTGAGCGTAAGCGCGTAGAGCTTTACCTTACCGTTCTCCAGAGACCGAGAGTAGCGCTGCTAGACGAGCCAGATAGCGGTGTCGATATCGAGACCCTGGAGCGCATAGAGGAGCTACTGGTGGGGCTCCGGGAGAGGGGTGTACTAGTGCTGCTGGTGAGCCACACCATGTACATGCTCGAGAAGCTGGCGGATAGGGGAGCCATAGACCGTGTCCACGTGATGGTTGCTGGCCGTCTCGTGGCCTCGGGCCCCCCGGGCGAGGTGTTCAGGGAGCTGAGGAGGGCCGGGTTCCAGGGCATAGCGAGGGCACACGCGGGGTGACAGCCGTGGCTGATGGCCTCAGGGAGAGGGCTCTACGGGCTCTCCGGCGCCCAGGGCGCTACGGCCCCGACGTGGACGTCGAGGAGTTCCTCTCCGCGGAGCGCGGCAGGGGCGACGGCGCCGAGGAGGCGCTCGAGAAGCTGGGGTTCGGCAGGGATGTGCTCCAGAGGGCCGGCTACGTGCAGGTTAACGAGGAGATCGTCCGCAGCGTGATGCTCCGCAGGCTGGAGCGCCAGGGCGTAGTGGTTCTACCGCTCTACGAGGCTCTAGAGAAGCTCCCATGGGCCCGGGACTACTACTGGCGCGCCGTCCCGGTGGACACGGACAGGTATACCGCTAGTGTCGAGGTGTATGGCAAGCGGCTGGGCTACTTCATCTACGTGCCGCCGGGGATCAGGGTCGAGCATCCTATCTACACGTGCCTGCTCATAACCGAGGAGCTGGAGGCCCAGCTGGTACACAACATAGTTGTGGTGGACGAGGGTGCTGAGGCTACGCTCGTGACGGGCTGCGGGGTCTCCCACCGGGTTAACAAGGCACTCCACATAGGCGTCTCCGAGTTCTACGTGAAGCGCGGCGCTGTGCTGAGGTTCGCTATGATACACTCGTGGGGCCGCGGGGTGCACGTGAAGCCGCGTACGGGCGTCGTTGTGAAGGAGGGCGGGAGCTACATAAGCTACTACCTGGTCCACGGCCCGGTTGCTAGTGTGCAGAGCTACCCGAGGATAGAGCTGCACCGCGGCGCTAGGCTCTACAGCGCATCAATAATAGCTGGGGAGGGCAGCTCGGTCTACGATGTTGGTACGCTCGCCCAGCTCCGCGGGCCCGGCGCCACTGCTGAGATAGTGTCGAGGGTTATGGCCCGTGACTCTGCCCGGGTATACGCGAGGGCCCGTATCGAGGCCTATGCACCGGACACGCGGGGCCACATCGAGTGCCTCGGGCTCCCCCTATCCCCGAGAGCCGTGATAGAGTCTATACCGGAGCTCTCGAGCAACGTAGAGGGCGCCGAGCTCACCCACGAGGCGGCCATCGGGAAGATAGCGGAGGAGGAGCTAGAATACCTAATGTCCCGCGGCTTCACCGAGGACGAGGCCCGCAGCCTACTCCTGCGGGGCTTCCTCCACATCGAGGTGCCGGGGCTGCCTCCGCAGGTGCGTAGCTTGATACGCTACGTGGAGCGCACCCTG
The window above is part of the Pyrodictium abyssi genome. Proteins encoded here:
- a CDS encoding serine hydrolase — encoded protein: MPAGIERLASEYIQARMSATRTPGVSVSLQRDGEPLLQRGYGYRCLEKGLPATAETVYGIASISKTITAVAVMQLVEKGLLSLDDPAEKYLPIELRVRSEPVRIWHLLSHTSGIPALGYAEALVTGYMGLGDAWLAFSDPRDVLAWLERGARHWALARPGERFFYLNEGYVALGVIVERLSGLRFAEYVRRHIAGPLGMRSTTFDHQEAFASPLLATPYDASQRPPRPARVPTGIAADGGGWSTVVDLARLMAALAGSGRLDGVEILSRSSVEEMERPRAELPAQLFGGDSYGLGVLVYPGFPGGRLVGHSGSLMVYTGFAGYVREKGVSVAVLANADPGAPQIAMSLAAAAAGADPWSLPFNVADRVLGLLEGVYTGFMGTVRVRVERVGDALLLESVEPPGRREVLFPERLDPVEPVFLSARAGKRLRVVFRVDAEKGVVELLYDRYRLVKAVEPGGVIAG
- a CDS encoding ABC transporter ATP-binding protein, giving the protein MLRVEDLAVEIGGRRILQGVSLEAGPGELHVVMGPNGAGKSTLLNTIMGLRRYRVVSGRVLLQGEDITGRPVYERARMGVALAHQFPPALKGLTLRELVSAMERVYGSARDVEWAAEILDVEKFMDRPLFAGMSGGERKRVELYLTVLQRPRVALLDEPDSGVDIETLERIEELLVGLRERGVLVLLVSHTMYMLEKLADRGAIDRVHVMVAGRLVASGPPGEVFRELRRAGFQGIARAHAG
- a CDS encoding SufD family Fe-S cluster assembly protein, with the protein product MADGLRERALRALRRPGRYGPDVDVEEFLSAERGRGDGAEEALEKLGFGRDVLQRAGYVQVNEEIVRSVMLRRLERQGVVVLPLYEALEKLPWARDYYWRAVPVDTDRYTASVEVYGKRLGYFIYVPPGIRVEHPIYTCLLITEELEAQLVHNIVVVDEGAEATLVTGCGVSHRVNKALHIGVSEFYVKRGAVLRFAMIHSWGRGVHVKPRTGVVVKEGGSYISYYLVHGPVASVQSYPRIELHRGARLYSASIIAGEGSSVYDVGTLAQLRGPGATAEIVSRVMARDSARVYARARIEAYAPDTRGHIECLGLPLSPRAVIESIPELSSNVEGAELTHEAAIGKIAEEELEYLMSRGFTEDEARSLLLRGFLHIEVPGLPPQVRSLIRYVERTLAEKATG